In a genomic window of Polycladomyces abyssicola:
- the rsmH gene encoding 16S rRNA (cytosine(1402)-N(4))-methyltransferase RsmH, translated as MFQHETVLKHEAVEGLNVRPDGVYVDCTLGGAGHTRLIAEHLGPAGTVIGIDQDDVALQAAHERLRDVGCRVHLIKSNFRRLKEILASIGLERVDGVLFDLGVSSPQLDEGERGFSYHRDAPLDMRMDPEAPLTAREVVNTWPEAELARILSQYGEERFARRIARMIVNRRRVSPIETTGELAEIIKEAIPAPARRTGPHPARRSFQAIRIAVNDELNAFQSALEQAIDGLNPGGRVAVITFHSLEDRICKRTFQEKEKQCVCPPEFPVCVCDQQPVLRVITKKPILPSEEEIRENPRARSAKLRIAEKL; from the coding sequence GTGTTTCAACATGAGACCGTGCTCAAACATGAAGCGGTGGAGGGGCTGAATGTTCGGCCGGACGGCGTGTATGTCGACTGTACGCTGGGGGGAGCGGGTCATACACGCCTGATTGCGGAACATCTTGGCCCTGCCGGTACCGTGATTGGCATTGATCAGGATGATGTCGCTTTGCAAGCGGCGCATGAACGACTGCGCGACGTGGGATGCAGGGTCCACTTGATCAAAAGCAATTTCCGTCGCCTGAAGGAAATATTGGCATCGATAGGTTTGGAACGAGTGGACGGTGTATTGTTCGACCTCGGTGTTTCTTCGCCGCAGTTGGACGAAGGAGAACGAGGATTCAGCTACCACCGGGACGCGCCGTTGGACATGCGGATGGACCCCGAAGCGCCTCTGACCGCCCGGGAAGTGGTTAACACTTGGCCCGAAGCGGAATTGGCGCGCATTTTGTCTCAATATGGAGAGGAGCGGTTTGCCCGGCGGATTGCCCGGATGATCGTCAACCGTCGGAGAGTTTCCCCGATCGAGACGACGGGAGAGTTGGCGGAGATCATCAAGGAAGCCATTCCCGCACCCGCACGTCGAACAGGCCCGCACCCGGCACGTCGTTCGTTTCAGGCGATTCGCATCGCGGTCAATGACGAGTTGAACGCGTTTCAATCTGCATTGGAGCAGGCGATTGACGGCTTGAACCCGGGGGGGAGGGTGGCCGTGATCACCTTTCATTCATTGGAAGACCGGATATGTAAACGCACGTTTCAGGAGAAGGAAAAACAGTGCGTTTGTCCGCCGGAGTTTCCAGTGTGCGTCTGCGATCAACAACCGGTTTTGCGTGTGATCACCAAAAAACCTATCCTTCCGTCGGAAGAAGAGATCAGAGAAAATCCGCGAGCCCGATCAGCCAAATTGCGCATCGCGGAGAAATTATAG
- the mraZ gene encoding division/cell wall cluster transcriptional repressor MraZ, translating into MFMGEYRHAIDDKGRLIIPSKFREELGAPFVITRGLDNCLFAYPRTEWKQLEEKLKSLPFTRADARAFTRFFFSGAIEAELDKQGRVTLPANLRQYAKLEKECVIIGVSNRVEIWSGESWEAYYAASEDSFNEIAEKLVDFNLEL; encoded by the coding sequence ATGTTCATGGGTGAATACCGGCATGCCATCGACGACAAAGGTCGTTTGATCATCCCGTCGAAATTTCGCGAAGAGCTGGGCGCGCCGTTCGTGATCACCCGTGGCTTGGACAACTGTCTGTTTGCATACCCTCGGACGGAGTGGAAACAACTAGAAGAGAAACTGAAATCGTTGCCGTTTACCCGTGCGGATGCTCGCGCGTTTACCCGCTTTTTCTTCTCCGGCGCGATAGAAGCCGAGTTGGACAAGCAGGGGCGGGTAACCCTTCCTGCCAATCTTCGTCAGTATGCCAAACTGGAAAAAGAGTGTGTCATCATCGGCGTTTCCAACCGAGTGGAAATCTGGAGTGGAGAATCGTGGGAAGCTTACTACGCGGCCTCTGAGGATTCGTTCAACGAAATTGCGGAAAAGCTCGTAGACTTCAACCTGGAACTGTAG
- a CDS encoding adenosylhomocysteinase: MNVRETSIVKDLSLAPQGRLKIDWAREHMPVLNRIREKFIAEKPLAGQKVAISLHLEAKTANLAEVIRDAGAEVTITGSNPLSTQDDVCAALVESGIQVFAKYNPTPEEYKEHLIRTLETRPDLIIDDGGDLVGILHAERPDLMEQIKGGCEETTTGILRLRALEKSGELKFPMVAVNDAYSKFLFDNRYGTGQSVWDGIMRTTNLVVAGKTVVVVGYGWCGRGVAMRAKGLGARVIVTEVDAIKATEAHMDGFTVMPMMEAAKYGDIFVTVTGNRAVITGDHYPLMKNGAILANAGHFDVEIDKVSLEEQAVSKRIVRKDIEEFVMQDGRKIYLLGEGRLVNLVAGDGHPAEIMDMTFALQALCLLYVHDNHEKIGRHVIDVPYHLDEQVARYKLESLGVHIDDLTEDQEEYLASWKV; encoded by the coding sequence ATGAATGTACGAGAAACCAGTATCGTGAAAGATTTGAGCTTGGCACCACAAGGTCGCCTCAAAATCGATTGGGCACGTGAACACATGCCGGTGTTGAACCGGATTCGTGAGAAATTCATCGCTGAAAAACCGCTGGCTGGTCAAAAAGTGGCGATCTCGCTTCATTTGGAAGCGAAGACGGCCAACCTGGCGGAAGTGATCCGGGACGCTGGTGCAGAAGTGACGATCACTGGGAGCAACCCCTTGTCGACGCAAGACGACGTGTGTGCGGCATTGGTGGAATCGGGCATTCAAGTGTTCGCGAAATACAACCCGACACCGGAAGAGTACAAGGAGCATCTGATTCGCACTTTGGAAACCCGTCCGGATCTGATCATTGACGACGGTGGTGATCTGGTAGGGATCCTGCACGCAGAACGGCCGGATTTGATGGAGCAAATCAAGGGAGGATGCGAAGAGACGACGACCGGTATCCTGCGCTTGCGTGCATTGGAAAAATCGGGTGAGTTGAAATTCCCGATGGTGGCGGTCAACGACGCTTACTCCAAATTCCTGTTCGACAACCGGTACGGTACCGGACAATCCGTGTGGGACGGCATCATGCGCACAACCAACCTCGTTGTAGCCGGCAAAACGGTAGTCGTCGTGGGGTACGGCTGGTGCGGCCGCGGGGTGGCCATGCGTGCCAAAGGTTTGGGTGCCCGTGTGATCGTCACCGAGGTGGATGCGATCAAAGCGACTGAAGCGCATATGGACGGTTTCACCGTGATGCCGATGATGGAAGCTGCCAAATACGGCGACATTTTCGTGACGGTAACCGGTAACCGCGCTGTGATCACTGGTGATCATTATCCGCTGATGAAAAACGGAGCCATCTTGGCCAATGCGGGTCACTTCGATGTTGAGATAGACAAAGTCTCGCTGGAAGAGCAAGCGGTAAGCAAGCGTATTGTGCGGAAGGACATCGAGGAATTCGTGATGCAAGACGGGCGGAAGATCTACCTGCTTGGAGAAGGCCGGTTGGTCAACCTGGTAGCAGGCGACGGACATCCGGCGGAGATCATGGATATGACCTTTGCCCTGCAAGCCCTGTGCCTGCTTTACGTCCATGACAACCATGAAAAAATCGGTCGTCACGTCATCGATGTCCCGTATCACCTGGATGAACAGGTGGCCCGTTACAAACTGGAGTCCTTGGGTGTGCATATCGACGATTTGACCGAAGACCAAGAAGAGTACCTTGCCAGCTGGAAAGTGTAA
- the bshC gene encoding bacillithiol biosynthesis cysteine-adding enzyme BshC — protein sequence MRTQGIQFKPAHPMVADYMKCSPSVRPFYGYDPYKESSFRVRAERILSRSRSVSRQALVDVLRAYHRDEETHPAVERNWKRLTDPDSLVVIGGQQAGLLTGPLYTIYKAVTLIQLARREEARLGRPVIPVFWIAGEDHDLNEVDHITLPSGDQHHPIHRHRLHVSVEGRPSVGRIEIEGTILQEWLDQLSRMLPDTEHKREVLSRLRQLGGNRVNWSRYFARLMHELFGRWGLLLVDSADPGLRRLEVPLFEELIRDREGLAVTAWRQREAVEAAGYPSQVDVNSNQAHLFLNLDGNREALYLENGQFVTKDGTHRWTAEALLDIACTQPERLSNNVITRPLMQEFLFPTLAVVLGPGEIAYWGLLKPLFERYGMEMPPLVPRRHYTLVDRASAKYLSRFSLTWDDVVDHLEEKKRTWLLAQQTVDVESLFAQAQSAIDRIYEPLIAEIGSVEKGLVALGEKNREKVHEQIQYLKKKSIRAIERRHAVDLRQWDHLGRMLLPGGKWQERVYNIVYFWNQYGLEWLEWLVEQPLPSADRHWLVYL from the coding sequence ATGAGAACGCAAGGCATCCAGTTCAAGCCGGCCCACCCAATGGTGGCAGATTATATGAAATGTTCTCCTTCCGTTCGCCCTTTCTATGGATATGATCCGTACAAGGAATCATCATTTCGCGTGCGGGCAGAACGGATATTGAGCCGTTCGCGGTCAGTTTCACGGCAAGCGTTGGTCGATGTCCTGCGGGCGTATCATCGGGATGAGGAGACCCACCCGGCTGTGGAACGAAACTGGAAGCGGTTGACCGATCCTGACAGCCTGGTGGTGATCGGTGGCCAGCAGGCCGGCCTGTTGACAGGACCGTTATATACGATTTACAAGGCGGTCACGTTGATTCAACTGGCCCGACGGGAGGAAGCACGTCTGGGACGACCCGTGATTCCTGTTTTTTGGATAGCCGGAGAAGATCACGACCTGAATGAAGTGGATCACATTACCCTCCCTTCGGGGGATCAGCACCATCCTATCCACAGACATCGGTTGCACGTCTCTGTCGAAGGGCGGCCGTCCGTCGGACGGATCGAAATCGAGGGCACCATACTGCAGGAATGGTTGGACCAACTGTCCCGCATGCTTCCCGATACCGAGCACAAACGGGAGGTGTTGTCCCGTTTGCGTCAGCTGGGCGGTAACCGGGTCAACTGGAGCCGGTATTTTGCCCGGTTGATGCATGAACTGTTCGGGCGGTGGGGATTGTTGCTCGTCGATTCAGCCGACCCCGGGCTCCGGCGATTGGAAGTGCCACTTTTTGAAGAGTTGATTCGGGACCGGGAGGGATTGGCAGTCACTGCTTGGCGGCAAAGGGAGGCCGTTGAAGCAGCCGGTTATCCGTCGCAAGTGGATGTCAATAGCAATCAAGCTCATCTGTTTTTGAACTTGGACGGAAACCGGGAGGCTCTCTATCTGGAAAACGGGCAATTTGTCACCAAGGATGGTACCCATCGATGGACAGCAGAGGCGTTGTTGGACATCGCCTGTACGCAACCGGAACGATTGAGCAATAATGTGATTACCCGCCCATTGATGCAGGAGTTTTTGTTCCCCACTTTGGCTGTGGTGCTCGGACCAGGTGAGATCGCTTATTGGGGATTGCTCAAACCGCTGTTTGAGCGTTACGGGATGGAGATGCCGCCGTTGGTGCCCAGGAGGCACTATACGTTGGTGGACCGGGCGTCGGCCAAATATCTGTCCCGATTCTCCCTGACGTGGGACGATGTCGTCGATCATCTGGAGGAGAAAAAACGGACATGGTTGCTCGCGCAACAGACAGTGGATGTGGAGTCGCTGTTTGCTCAGGCGCAATCGGCCATCGACCGGATTTACGAGCCTTTGATCGCGGAAATTGGTTCCGTGGAAAAGGGTTTGGTTGCTCTGGGAGAGAAAAACAGAGAAAAAGTGCACGAACAGATCCAGTACCTGAAGAAGAAATCAATCCGGGCGATTGAGCGGCGGCATGCCGTCGACCTGCGTCAGTGGGATCATTTAGGGAGGATGTTGCTCCCAGGGGGCAAATGGCAGGAACGGGTGTATAACATCGTCTACTTCTGGAATCAATACGGTTTGGAATGGTTGGAGTGGCTGGTGGAACAGCCTCTCCCTTCAGCGGATCGTCATTGGTTGGTATACTTATGA
- a CDS encoding MFS transporter produces the protein MPTAKTRIVDTYVIAIFLSTLDIEIVTPVLSTIAADFDLTPRWAVWMVAVYLAVFSIALPVMELWPVRQTRQRLWLLALFLYAVGSFVVSISSSWSLLLIGRMLQALGSGGMVPLFAVAIRRWIQTSRPYIRIGLTLLLAGVLVVLPLLSGWTASIFHWRWLFILPIPLVITLFWVAPRATTGYGRRSQPLDIIGVSFFGLMLFFAMAAMAMMNPDDGWRAVIAPQVLPLWIMALGMVVPLFMVEKQAGAPFFTPMIWQDRRLLLFHVFVFLTGFSWSSVVLIPGWTGFLLPEIGNAEGWSLALIAASASASVPLSRRLASRKGCYVNFTLGFVLLYIADWLLARILVPWTVWVALVLWGVGLGFTLSAPLHLLLLQWLPSRQVRVGLVAAGMSRAAGGALGLIALAYVLGPVDPDIWYRHIGSLYPHYPRAMELAAGVSAIGFLSTFLLPRKSEERN, from the coding sequence ATGCCGACAGCGAAAACGCGCATCGTGGATACATATGTGATCGCGATCTTTCTCAGTACCCTTGATATTGAGATTGTGACGCCTGTACTTTCGACCATCGCGGCCGACTTTGATCTGACACCTCGGTGGGCCGTATGGATGGTCGCTGTATATTTGGCGGTGTTTTCCATTGCTTTGCCGGTGATGGAACTGTGGCCTGTTCGTCAAACGCGGCAGCGTCTGTGGCTGTTGGCTTTGTTTTTGTACGCAGTCGGTTCGTTCGTGGTGAGCATAAGTTCTTCTTGGTCCTTGCTCTTGATAGGACGTATGCTGCAAGCACTGGGTTCTGGTGGAATGGTCCCTCTGTTTGCCGTTGCGATTCGTCGGTGGATACAAACAAGTCGTCCGTATATCCGCATCGGACTCACTTTGTTGTTGGCGGGTGTGCTGGTTGTCCTGCCCCTGCTCTCCGGGTGGACGGCCAGCATTTTTCACTGGCGGTGGCTGTTTATTCTGCCCATTCCGTTGGTGATCACATTGTTTTGGGTGGCTCCGCGAGCAACAACAGGATACGGTCGACGTTCGCAACCGTTGGATATCATAGGTGTCAGCTTTTTCGGATTGATGCTGTTTTTTGCGATGGCAGCCATGGCGATGATGAACCCCGATGATGGATGGCGAGCGGTCATCGCACCTCAAGTGTTGCCACTGTGGATCATGGCATTGGGGATGGTGGTCCCGCTGTTTATGGTGGAGAAACAGGCAGGGGCACCGTTTTTTACACCCATGATCTGGCAGGATCGCCGATTGCTGCTGTTTCATGTGTTCGTCTTTCTCACGGGCTTCAGTTGGTCATCCGTTGTGCTGATTCCGGGATGGACAGGTTTTTTGTTGCCGGAAATCGGGAATGCAGAAGGGTGGAGCTTAGCACTGATCGCAGCCTCCGCCAGCGCATCCGTGCCGTTGTCACGCAGGTTGGCCTCCCGTAAAGGGTGCTATGTCAATTTTACGTTGGGATTTGTGCTCTTGTATATCGCTGATTGGTTACTGGCTCGAATCCTGGTGCCCTGGACGGTATGGGTCGCGCTGGTATTGTGGGGGGTGGGTTTGGGGTTCACTCTAAGTGCGCCGCTTCACCTGTTGTTGTTGCAATGGCTTCCCTCGCGGCAGGTCCGGGTTGGATTGGTCGCCGCCGGCATGTCGCGCGCGGCGGGTGGGGCACTGGGATTGATTGCGCTGGCCTATGTGTTGGGACCAGTGGATCCGGACATCTGGTACCGTCATATCGGATCGTTGTATCCGCACTATCCGCGTGCAATGGAGTTGGCGGCAGGCGTTTCGGCGATCGGTTTTTTGTCCACCTTTCTTTTGCCCCGAAAGTCGGAAGAGCGTAATTGA
- a CDS encoding ketopantoate reductase family protein, giving the protein MRIGVWGGGSLGLLWAARLAALYPETVLVTRTREQADAVRNKGIRVIGLDGKVERIPVQAVESDQATASFDVIMLMVKQRDFTSAFHQAISACTPDGVIVCWQNGVGHDAVVKETNHTQAVYGAVTTEGAWRESMTAVRHTGAGKTWMGPLLEKREDHPSSLQSLIVQVDRQWCPVALVDDIQPRIWKKVIINSVINPLTALLEVKNGELLRLKGTGALIRSALEEGVAVVRAKGFRWEVDDIFHEVEEVCGKTASNRSSMYQDVMRGHVTEIDWINGGIVKEGCAHGIPTPIHETLMRLIHAKEERNRR; this is encoded by the coding sequence ATGCGGATTGGCGTGTGGGGTGGCGGGTCGTTGGGACTTTTGTGGGCGGCGCGTTTGGCTGCGTTGTATCCGGAGACGGTGTTGGTGACGCGAACGCGGGAACAGGCCGATGCCGTCCGAAATAAAGGAATCCGCGTCATCGGACTGGACGGAAAAGTGGAGCGAATTCCGGTACAGGCGGTGGAATCGGACCAAGCGACCGCCTCGTTTGATGTCATCATGTTGATGGTGAAACAACGCGATTTCACCTCAGCATTTCATCAGGCGATATCCGCCTGCACGCCGGATGGGGTAATCGTCTGCTGGCAGAATGGAGTGGGACATGACGCCGTTGTAAAGGAAACCAATCATACTCAAGCAGTATATGGAGCGGTCACCACCGAAGGGGCTTGGCGAGAGAGTATGACAGCCGTCCGTCATACCGGCGCCGGGAAGACGTGGATGGGCCCGCTTCTTGAAAAGAGAGAGGATCATCCGTCTTCGTTGCAATCGCTCATTGTACAGGTGGATCGGCAGTGGTGTCCGGTTGCGTTAGTGGATGATATCCAACCTCGGATATGGAAGAAAGTGATCATCAACAGTGTGATCAATCCCTTGACAGCTTTGTTGGAAGTAAAAAACGGCGAACTGCTTCGTCTGAAGGGCACCGGAGCGTTGATCCGGTCAGCGCTGGAGGAGGGAGTCGCGGTTGTGCGGGCGAAAGGGTTTCGGTGGGAGGTTGACGATATTTTCCATGAAGTGGAAGAGGTTTGTGGAAAGACGGCCTCCAACCGGTCCTCGATGTATCAGGATGTGATGCGAGGGCATGTGACGGAGATAGACTGGATCAACGGAGGAATCGTCAAGGAAGGATGCGCCCACGGGATCCCCACACCTATACATGAAACCCTGATGCGATTGATCCATGCCAAAGAAGAAAGAAACCGTCGTTAG
- a CDS encoding acyl-CoA carboxylase subunit beta yields MQTTRVETLAQRAEKIKQGGAPKYHERLAQQNKLFVRKRLELLFDDDFQLEDGLFANCLDESLPADGVVTVIGKVNGQRVCVMANDATVKAGSWGARTVEKIIRIQETAERLRIPMIYLVDSAGARITDQIEMFPGRRGAGRIFYNQVKLSGKIPQVCVLFGPSAAGGAYIPAFCDVVIMVDQNASMYLGSPRMAEMVIGEKVTLEEMGGARMHCTVSGCGDVLAVNEVEAIAAARRYLSYFPANYTQKPPTANPKAPSVKARPVSEIVPENQNTPFDMMELIEAIVDENSFFEMKKLFARELITGFARINGRVVGIIANQSKVKGGVLFVDSADKAARFITLCDAFHIPLIFLADVPGFMIGTQVERAGIIRHGAKMIAAMSEATVPKISIIVRKAYGAGLYAMAGPAFEPDCCLALPTAQIAVMGPEAAVNAVYSNKIAELEEPERTQFIMQKREEYKKDIDIYRLASELIVDGIIEPDRLREELIDRLEAYADKVMTFSDRKHPVYPV; encoded by the coding sequence ATGCAAACAACTAGAGTGGAAACACTGGCACAGCGTGCGGAGAAGATCAAACAGGGGGGCGCCCCCAAATATCACGAACGACTGGCTCAGCAAAACAAACTGTTTGTCCGCAAACGGCTGGAATTGCTGTTTGACGACGATTTTCAACTGGAAGACGGCTTGTTTGCCAATTGCCTGGACGAATCGCTTCCTGCCGACGGCGTGGTGACGGTCATCGGCAAGGTGAACGGTCAAAGGGTTTGCGTGATGGCCAATGATGCTACGGTGAAGGCGGGGTCATGGGGTGCCCGTACGGTGGAAAAAATCATCCGCATCCAGGAAACTGCCGAACGATTGCGCATCCCGATGATTTATCTGGTCGATTCCGCCGGCGCCCGGATCACCGATCAGATCGAGATGTTTCCGGGCAGAAGGGGAGCGGGTCGGATCTTTTACAACCAGGTGAAACTGTCAGGCAAGATTCCACAAGTCTGCGTTCTGTTTGGTCCATCTGCCGCAGGGGGAGCGTACATCCCGGCATTTTGCGACGTGGTGATCATGGTCGATCAAAATGCCAGCATGTATCTGGGCTCGCCACGGATGGCCGAAATGGTGATCGGAGAGAAAGTGACGCTGGAAGAAATGGGTGGGGCCCGTATGCACTGTACCGTCAGTGGTTGTGGAGATGTTTTGGCTGTTAACGAAGTGGAAGCCATCGCGGCGGCGCGTCGTTACCTGAGCTATTTTCCGGCCAATTATACGCAAAAGCCACCGACGGCCAATCCAAAAGCCCCTTCCGTAAAAGCACGGCCGGTTTCCGAGATCGTACCGGAAAACCAAAACACGCCGTTTGACATGATGGAGCTGATAGAAGCCATCGTGGACGAGAATTCGTTTTTCGAGATGAAAAAACTGTTCGCTCGGGAGTTGATCACCGGATTTGCCCGTATCAATGGCCGTGTCGTGGGCATCATCGCCAACCAATCAAAGGTCAAAGGCGGTGTGTTGTTCGTTGATTCGGCCGACAAAGCGGCGCGGTTCATTACATTGTGCGACGCATTTCACATCCCGCTCATCTTTTTGGCTGATGTCCCCGGTTTCATGATCGGTACACAGGTGGAACGTGCCGGTATCATCCGTCATGGAGCGAAAATGATCGCAGCGATGTCGGAAGCAACTGTGCCCAAAATTTCGATCATCGTGCGCAAAGCCTACGGTGCCGGTTTGTACGCGATGGCAGGTCCCGCTTTTGAGCCGGATTGCTGTCTGGCCCTTCCCACTGCACAGATCGCGGTGATGGGTCCGGAAGCTGCGGTCAATGCGGTGTACAGCAACAAGATCGCCGAATTGGAGGAGCCGGAGCGAACCCAATTCATCATGCAGAAACGGGAAGAGTACAAAAAAGACATTGATATCTACCGCTTGGCTTCCGAATTGATTGTCGACGGAATCATCGAACCTGACCGGTTGCGCGAGGAGCTGATTGACCGTTTGGAAGCTTACGCGGATAAAGTGATGACATTCAGCGACCGAAAGCACCCGGTTTATCCGGTATAA
- a CDS encoding enoyl-CoA hydratase, protein MGLVEWERREGISVLTLNRPEVYNALNYPTLQELNRILQELHHSKATRVVVITGAGEKAFCSGADLKERRTMSEDQVRRYIHLIRETFTMVERLPKPVIAAVNGVALGGGMELALACDLRVADERAVFGLTETSLGIIPGAGGTQRLPRIVGKAKAKELIFTANRISAEEADAIGLVNRVVEKGKVLSAALEIAEKINQQAPLALAQAKMAIDYGCEMDLASGLAFETKAYEVLIPTKDRLEGLQAFKEKRTPIYLGE, encoded by the coding sequence ATGGGTCTGGTTGAATGGGAACGAAGAGAAGGCATCTCCGTATTGACGCTGAATCGACCCGAAGTGTACAACGCGCTGAACTATCCGACTTTGCAGGAGCTGAACCGTATTCTCCAGGAGTTGCATCATTCCAAAGCCACCAGAGTGGTGGTGATTACCGGAGCGGGTGAGAAGGCCTTCTGTTCCGGAGCGGATCTGAAGGAACGGCGCACGATGTCGGAAGATCAAGTTCGGCGTTACATCCATCTGATTCGTGAGACATTTACGATGGTGGAACGGCTGCCCAAGCCGGTGATCGCTGCAGTGAACGGAGTGGCGCTGGGCGGTGGAATGGAGTTGGCATTGGCGTGCGACCTGCGTGTGGCCGACGAGAGGGCTGTATTCGGCTTGACGGAGACCTCTCTCGGTATCATCCCGGGCGCTGGGGGCACACAGCGTCTTCCACGCATCGTGGGCAAGGCCAAAGCCAAGGAGTTAATCTTTACGGCCAACCGGATCTCGGCCGAGGAAGCCGATGCGATCGGACTCGTCAATCGTGTGGTTGAAAAAGGGAAAGTGTTGTCGGCAGCCTTGGAGATAGCCGAGAAAATCAACCAACAAGCGCCGCTGGCCTTGGCACAGGCGAAAATGGCGATTGATTACGGTTGCGAGATGGATTTAGCGTCCGGATTGGCCTTCGAAACCAAAGCGTACGAAGTGCTGATTCCAACCAAAGACCGGTTGGAGGGGTTACAGGCTTTCAAAGAAAAGAGAACACCCATCTATTTGGGAGAGTAA